The genomic DNA CGAGTGAAATCCCCTTGCTTTCGGCGAAGCCTCTCAGCTCGGCCCAGTCCTCCACGCGGTCCCAGGGGATGTGCAAGGCGACGCTGGGCGCGACGCCGCTGAGCGCGTGAACGAGCGCGGCGTCCTCGACCTTTTCCCAGACGTTGCGAGCGGCGCCCGCCGCGGCGAAGGTCTTGAAGCGGGTGCCGGAGTTGCCGTAGGCCCAACTCGGCGTCTCGATCGCCTGCGCTTTCAGGGCGCTTGTCAGGCTGGGGTCCACTTAGGCTTCACCCGCCACGATGAGGCGGGTGCCGGCGGCCTCGAGCGCCTCGGCGACGCTGGCCTCGGGCGCGCGGTCGGTGACGAGGATGTCGACCTCTCTAGCGGTGGCGATGGTGCCTAGCGCGGTGCGGCCGAACTTGCTGTGGTCTAAGAGGGCGATCACCACGCCCGCCGAGGCGATGAGCTTCTCCTTGACTTCGACCTCGGGCAGGTGGGCGTCGGTGAAGCCGGCTTGTGGCGTGAAGCCCTTGGCGGAAAAGAAGACCCTGTCGGGGTGCAGGCGGGTCAGGACGGCCGAGGTGAGCGAGCCGACGTAGGAGCGGGCTGGCGCGTGAAAGTTGCCGCCGACCAGCATGTACGGGGTGCCGGTCGCCGAGAGTACGTTGGCGGCGTCGAGCCCCGTCACGATGGCGGTCACCGCCTTGCCTCCCAGCAGCCTGGCGAGCGCCAGGCCGGTGGTGCTGGCGTCGATGGCGACCGTGTCCTTGTCCTGGACGAGCTCCAAGGCATTACGGGCGATGCGTTCTTTGGCCTCGGTATGAGAGGAGGCGCGCAGGTGATAGCCCACCTCGTCGCTGGCTTGCTGTTTGAGCCTGGCGCCGCCGTGGATGCGCTCGAGGAGACCCTGCTCGGTGAGCGCGTCGAGGTCGCGCCGGACCGTCATCTCGTGAACATCGAAGCTCTCGGCAAGCTCCTTGACGCGCACCACCCTGCGGCTGAGCGCCTGCTGAAGGATGGCCTGGTGCCGCTCGAGGGGGACGAAGTCAATTTTGACCATCATGGCTCCTAATCTAACATGAGTCTAACAACAAAGTACAACTTGACGTGTGCTATCTGGCTATGATATAACATAAAAGCTAACAAAAGCAAGATGGTTGAAGCCTTAAGCATTCATGGCGGACGGAGAAGCACAGTGATCGAGCAGCGAGCGCACATGCCTAAAAGAGCGGCGCCCAGAGCGAAGGGCAGAAGCGCCTTGCGAAAACTGCGCAACAACTGGCAACTCTACCTTCTCGTCCTGCCGGCCCTCCTCTACTTCCTGGTGTTTCACTACTATCCCATGTACGGCCTGCAGATCGCCTTCAAGAATTACCGAGCCATCGACGGCATCTGGGGCAGCCCCTGGGTGGGCCTGTTGCAGTTCGAGCGCTTTTTCAACAGCTTCTACTTCTGGACCGTCATCCAGAACACTTTTCTGATCAACCTCTACCAGCTCGCGCTCTTTCCGGTGTCGGTGATCGTGGCCCTGTCGATCAACGAGCTGCGCGACGGCGTGTTCAAACGCGTCACCCAGACGCTCACCTACGCGCCGCACTTTATCTCGGTAGTGGTGATGGTGGGCATCCTCATCGCCTTTTTGCACCCCGTGACCGGCATCATCAACATCATCGTCCAGGCGCTCGGCGGGCAGCCGATCTCCTTTATGACCGAGCCCGGCTGGTTCAAGACCATCTACGTGTTTTCGGGCGAGTGGCAGAACCTGGGCTGGGGCGCCATCATCTACCTGGCCGCGCTCGCTTCGGTCGACCCGCAGCTCCACGAGGCCGCCATCATGGACGGCGCCACCCGGATGCAGCGCATCTGGCACATCAACTTGCCGAGCATCCTGCCGACCATCGTCATCTTGCTCATCTTGCAGATGGGCAACTTCATGGCGCTCGGCTTCGAGAAGATCTACCTCATGCAAAACCCCCTCAACCTGTCGTCTTCCGAGGTTATCCAGACCTACGTCTACAAGACCGGTCTGTTGCAGGCGCAGTACAGCTTTTCGGCCGCCGTGGGGCTGTTCAACTCGGTCATCAACTTCATCATCCTCATTTCCTTCAACCGGCTAGCCAAACGCGTGTCGGGCACGGGATTATGGTAAGCGGGCGAGGGACCCTATGATCCGTGAGACCTTTAACGACCGGATGTTCGTGTTCGGCAACTACTTGTTTATCGGCGTGCTGCTGGTGATGGTCTTCTACCCGCTCGTCTACATCGTGAGCGCTTCGATCAGCGACCCGGTGGCCGTCAACTCGGGGCGGATGTGGCTCTTGCCCCAGGGTTTGACCCTCGAGGGCTTCGAGCGGGTCTTCCGCAACCCCGACATTCTGCTGGGCTACCGCAATACCCTCTTCTATACCTTCGCGGGCACCTTCATAAACCTCTGCGTCACGCTGCCTTGCGCCTACGCGCTGTCTAGAACCGATCTGCCCGGCCGCACCGTGTTCTTGTTCATCATCATCTTCACCATGTTCTTTAGCGGCGGCCTCATTCCCACCTACTTGTTGGTGCGCGACCTGGGGCTCATCAACACCCCGTGGGCGCTGCTCTTGCCCAAGGCGGCGACGGCCTGGAACATCTTGGTGGCGATGGCCTTTTTTCGCATGACCATCCCCCGCGAGCTGCAAGACGCCGCCGACA from Deinococcota bacterium includes the following:
- a CDS encoding sugar isomerase; this encodes MDPSLTSALKAQAIETPSWAYGNSGTRFKTFAAAGAARNVWEKVEDAALVHALSGVAPSVALHIPWDRVEDWAELRGFAESKGISL
- a CDS encoding DeoR/GlpR family DNA-binding transcription regulator, giving the protein MMVKIDFVPLERHQAILQQALSRRVVRVKELAESFDVHEMTVRRDLDALTEQGLLERIHGGARLKQQASDEVGYHLRASSHTEAKERIARNALELVQDKDTVAIDASTTGLALARLLGGKAVTAIVTGLDAANVLSATGTPYMLVGGNFHAPARSYVGSLTSAVLTRLHPDRVFFSAKGFTPQAGFTDAHLPEVEVKEKLIASAGVVIALLDHSKFGRTALGTIATAREVDILVTDRAPEASVAEALEAAGTRLIVAGEA
- a CDS encoding ABC transporter permease subunit — its product is MPKRAAPRAKGRSALRKLRNNWQLYLLVLPALLYFLVFHYYPMYGLQIAFKNYRAIDGIWGSPWVGLLQFERFFNSFYFWTVIQNTFLINLYQLALFPVSVIVALSINELRDGVFKRVTQTLTYAPHFISVVVMVGILIAFLHPVTGIINIIVQALGGQPISFMTEPGWFKTIYVFSGEWQNLGWGAIIYLAALASVDPQLHEAAIMDGATRMQRIWHINLPSILPTIVILLILQMGNFMALGFEKIYLMQNPLNLSSSEVIQTYVYKTGLLQAQYSFSAAVGLFNSVINFIILISFNRLAKRVSGTGLW
- a CDS encoding carbohydrate ABC transporter permease, with amino-acid sequence MIRETFNDRMFVFGNYLFIGVLLVMVFYPLVYIVSASISDPVAVNSGRMWLLPQGLTLEGFERVFRNPDILLGYRNTLFYTFAGTFINLCVTLPCAYALSRTDLPGRTVFLFIIIFTMFFSGGLIPTYLLVRDLGLINTPWALLLPKAATAWNILVAMAFFRMTIPRELQDAADIDGCSTFRFFMRIVLPLSKPIIAVMALFYAVGHWNQYFDALIYLSDRNLYPLQLFLREILVQQQMSASMMMDGAAMEALAEQARIADIVKYAVMIVASLPLL